The following are from one region of the Strix uralensis isolate ZFMK-TIS-50842 chromosome 4, bStrUra1, whole genome shotgun sequence genome:
- the CYTL1 gene encoding cytokine-like protein 1 isoform X1, whose protein sequence is MKMLLSLIALLSAALLANTAPPTCYSRVLSLSKEITESFKELQTSKAVDSCVEMLPRLYLDIHNYCVLAKLRDFVAYPRCERVLEVSELKEKARSLYTIMISYCRRDLVFLTDDCSTLENPILPPIEPSIIES, encoded by the exons ATGAAGATGCTGCTGAGCCTGATtgctctgctctctgctgcccTGTTAGCCAACACAGCCCCTCCAACTTGCTACTCGAGGGTGTTGTCTCTGAGCAAAGAAATCACGGAGTCCTTTAAGGAGTTACAGACCTCCAAAGCTGTG GACTCATGTGTGGAGATGCTGCCCAGGCTGTACTTGGACATACAT AATTACTGTGTGTTGGCAAAACTCCGTGATTTTGTGGCCTACCCCAGATGTGAGAGAGTGCTTGAAGTGAGTGAGCTGAAGGAAAAAGCCCGGAGCCTGTACACCATCATGATCTCCTACTGCAGAAGG GACTTGGTATTCCTCACTGATGACTGTAGCACCCTGGAAAATCCTATTCTGCCACCCATAGAGCCCTCCATCATTGAGAGCTAA
- the CYTL1 gene encoding cytokine-like protein 1 isoform X2 has protein sequence MKMLLSLIALLSAALLANTAPPTCYSRVLSLSKEITESFKELQTSKADSCVEMLPRLYLDIHNYCVLAKLRDFVAYPRCERVLEVSELKEKARSLYTIMISYCRRDLVFLTDDCSTLENPILPPIEPSIIES, from the exons ATGAAGATGCTGCTGAGCCTGATtgctctgctctctgctgcccTGTTAGCCAACACAGCCCCTCCAACTTGCTACTCGAGGGTGTTGTCTCTGAGCAAAGAAATCACGGAGTCCTTTAAGGAGTTACAGACCTCCAAAGCT GACTCATGTGTGGAGATGCTGCCCAGGCTGTACTTGGACATACAT AATTACTGTGTGTTGGCAAAACTCCGTGATTTTGTGGCCTACCCCAGATGTGAGAGAGTGCTTGAAGTGAGTGAGCTGAAGGAAAAAGCCCGGAGCCTGTACACCATCATGATCTCCTACTGCAGAAGG GACTTGGTATTCCTCACTGATGACTGTAGCACCCTGGAAAATCCTATTCTGCCACCCATAGAGCCCTCCATCATTGAGAGCTAA
- the CYTL1 gene encoding cytokine-like protein 1 isoform X3 has protein sequence MLLSLIALLSAALLANTAPPTCYSRVLSLSKEITESFKELQTSKAVDSCVEMLPRLYLDIHNYCVLAKLRDFVAYPRCERVLEVSELKEKARSLYTIMISYCRRDLVFLTDDCSTLENPILPPIEPSIIES, from the exons ATGCTGCTGAGCCTGATtgctctgctctctgctgcccTGTTAGCCAACACAGCCCCTCCAACTTGCTACTCGAGGGTGTTGTCTCTGAGCAAAGAAATCACGGAGTCCTTTAAGGAGTTACAGACCTCCAAAGCTGTG GACTCATGTGTGGAGATGCTGCCCAGGCTGTACTTGGACATACAT AATTACTGTGTGTTGGCAAAACTCCGTGATTTTGTGGCCTACCCCAGATGTGAGAGAGTGCTTGAAGTGAGTGAGCTGAAGGAAAAAGCCCGGAGCCTGTACACCATCATGATCTCCTACTGCAGAAGG GACTTGGTATTCCTCACTGATGACTGTAGCACCCTGGAAAATCCTATTCTGCCACCCATAGAGCCCTCCATCATTGAGAGCTAA